One window from the genome of Leucobacter aridicollis encodes:
- a CDS encoding 4-hydroxy-3-methylbut-2-enyl diphosphate reductase, translating to MPRMRRLGGRLKNEPVDGDKRVLLAAPRGYCAGVDRAVVAVEKALDRYGAPVYVRKQIVHNVHVVQTLEKMGAIFVEEVDEVPEGANVVFSAHGVSPAVVQEAADRHLHAIDATCPLVTKVHREAVRFAKQDMEILLIGHTGHEEVEGTAGEAPDHITIVNSPDDVDDLVVKDPDRLVWLSQTTLSVDETMETVRRLRERFPNLQDPPSDDICYATQNRQVAIKKIAPEADLVLVVGSTNSSNSVRLVEVALEYGAKAAYLVDFAEEVKQEWLDGVKTIGISSGASVPEVLVQELLDDLGEAGYSDVSAVVTAEEDLVFSLPKELRQDASGKRDERALGGRVR from the coding sequence ATGCCGCGCATGCGTCGCCTCGGCGGCAGGCTGAAAAACGAGCCAGTTGATGGTGACAAGCGGGTGCTGCTCGCCGCCCCGCGCGGCTACTGCGCAGGCGTCGACCGCGCCGTCGTCGCAGTCGAGAAGGCGCTCGACCGCTACGGCGCCCCCGTGTACGTTCGCAAGCAGATCGTGCACAACGTGCACGTCGTGCAGACGCTCGAAAAGATGGGCGCGATCTTCGTCGAGGAGGTTGACGAGGTACCCGAGGGTGCGAACGTCGTGTTCTCGGCTCACGGCGTCTCACCGGCAGTCGTGCAGGAGGCCGCAGACAGGCACCTCCATGCCATCGACGCAACATGCCCGCTCGTGACCAAGGTGCACCGCGAGGCGGTGCGGTTCGCGAAGCAGGACATGGAGATCTTGCTCATCGGCCACACCGGCCACGAAGAAGTCGAGGGCACTGCCGGCGAGGCCCCCGATCACATCACGATTGTGAACTCGCCAGACGACGTCGACGATCTCGTCGTGAAAGACCCGGATCGCCTCGTGTGGCTCTCGCAGACGACGCTCTCGGTCGACGAGACGATGGAAACTGTGCGCAGGCTGCGCGAGCGGTTCCCGAACCTGCAGGATCCGCCGTCAGACGACATTTGCTACGCCACGCAGAACCGCCAGGTCGCGATCAAGAAGATCGCGCCCGAGGCTGACCTCGTGCTCGTCGTTGGTTCGACGAACTCGTCGAACTCGGTGCGCCTCGTAGAGGTCGCGCTCGAGTATGGCGCGAAGGCCGCCTACCTTGTCGACTTCGCCGAAGAGGTCAAGCAGGAGTGGCTCGACGGCGTGAAGACGATCGGTATCTCGAGTGGTGCCTCGGTGCCTGAGGTGCTCGTGCAGGAGCTACTCGATGATCTCGGCGAGGCCGGCTACTCCGATGTCAGTGCGGTCGTGACCGCCGAGGAGGACCTCGTGTTCTCGCTCCCCAAGGAGCTCCGCCAGGACGCCTCGGGTAAGCGCGACGAGCGCGCCCTCGGCGGGCGGGTTCGGTAG
- a CDS encoding exodeoxyribonuclease VII small subunit, producing the protein MTAPIEADVAALSYEAARDELIQVVSRLEQGGATLEESIQLWERGEALATRCEEWLIGARKRLEDARQGGASSGDAAAATQPGNGEEL; encoded by the coding sequence ATGACTGCCCCGATCGAAGCAGACGTCGCTGCGCTGAGCTATGAAGCGGCCCGCGACGAGCTCATTCAGGTGGTGAGCCGCCTCGAACAGGGCGGCGCCACACTCGAAGAGTCAATTCAGCTGTGGGAGCGAGGCGAAGCCCTCGCCACACGCTGCGAGGAGTGGCTGATCGGCGCCCGCAAACGACTCGAGGACGCGCGCCAGGGCGGCGCTTCCTCCGGCGACGCAGCCGCCGCGACGCAGCCCGGGAACGGCGAAGAACTCTAA
- the xseA gene encoding exodeoxyribonuclease VII large subunit, whose amino-acid sequence MAADAPATREAPWPVALMSEKVAGWIDRLGQVWVEGEVTQWQVRGGHVYGKLRDLTQDATVSFTVWRSVAQRLTAEFKQGDRVIALVKPNFWVKGGSLTMQVFDLSHVGLGELLERLERLRRQLQSEGLFDESRKQRLPFLPGRIGLVTGRDSDAEKDVVRNATLRWPGVQFKFHYAAVQGDRAATEVTAGIRALDADPEVDVIIVARGGGDFQNLLPFSDEAVVRAAAEASTPVVSAIGHEADRPLLDEVADLRASTPTDAAKRVVPDVGEELAGIDQARSRMSGRLSQLFAHETDRIAQLRQRPVLASPDRIIDDRAEELVRWVARGSELADRAIVDRASTLAETRARLTALSPQATLERGYAIVQLPTGDVLRDPADAPDGTALRVSVVGGKLGATSSGPAA is encoded by the coding sequence ATGGCAGCAGACGCACCCGCAACCCGCGAAGCCCCGTGGCCCGTCGCCCTCATGAGCGAGAAGGTCGCCGGCTGGATCGACAGGCTCGGTCAGGTCTGGGTCGAGGGCGAGGTCACGCAGTGGCAGGTCCGCGGCGGGCACGTCTACGGCAAGCTCCGCGATCTCACTCAGGATGCCACGGTGAGCTTCACCGTCTGGCGTTCTGTCGCGCAGCGCCTCACCGCCGAGTTCAAGCAGGGCGACCGTGTGATCGCGCTCGTGAAGCCGAACTTTTGGGTCAAGGGCGGCTCGCTCACCATGCAGGTGTTTGACCTGTCGCACGTCGGTCTCGGCGAGCTGCTCGAGCGACTCGAGCGGCTGCGGAGGCAGCTGCAGTCTGAGGGGCTGTTCGATGAAAGCCGCAAGCAGCGCCTGCCGTTCCTACCGGGCAGGATCGGGCTCGTCACCGGACGCGACTCCGACGCAGAGAAAGACGTCGTGCGCAACGCGACCCTTCGCTGGCCGGGTGTGCAGTTCAAGTTCCACTACGCGGCGGTGCAGGGCGACAGGGCCGCAACAGAGGTCACCGCAGGCATTAGGGCACTGGACGCCGATCCCGAAGTCGACGTCATCATCGTCGCGCGTGGCGGCGGCGACTTTCAGAACCTGCTCCCGTTCTCGGACGAGGCCGTCGTCCGGGCGGCTGCCGAGGCGAGCACCCCCGTCGTGAGCGCCATCGGGCACGAGGCTGACCGCCCGCTGCTCGACGAGGTCGCGGATCTCCGTGCGTCGACGCCGACGGACGCGGCGAAGCGCGTCGTTCCCGACGTCGGTGAGGAGCTCGCCGGCATCGACCAGGCGCGCAGCCGAATGTCGGGCAGGCTCAGTCAGCTGTTCGCGCACGAGACCGACAGGATCGCGCAGCTCAGGCAGCGCCCCGTGCTCGCAAGCCCCGACAGGATTATCGATGACCGCGCCGAGGAGCTCGTGCGCTGGGTTGCCCGCGGCTCAGAACTCGCTGACCGGGCAATCGTGGATCGCGCGAGCACCCTCGCCGAGACCCGTGCCAGGCTCACGGCTCTGTCACCGCAGGCGACGCTCGAGCGTGGCTATGCGATCGTGCAGCTGCCGACGGGTGACGTGCTGCGCGACCCCGCTGACGCTCCCGACGGTACGGCGCTCCGGGTGAGCGTTGTGGGCGGCAAGCTCGGCGCTACGTCTTCAGGCCCGGCGGCCTAG